A genomic segment from Candidatus Methanoperedens sp. encodes:
- the argJ gene encoding bifunctional ornithine acetyltransferase/N-acetylglutamate synthase — MKLIEGGICAVRGVRANGIKQGKNGLAIIVPDAKSLSTSGVFTRNKVIAAPLIVTRDALAKGELKGIIANSGCANAFTGEKGITDAKWMAGILANKLKCRPDEIGVGSTGVIGRYLDRVWIEEHLDEVYRNLRGEGEASKAAARAIMTTDTAMKEIAIELDNGVRIGGISKGSGMIEPNMGTMLAFLYTDAVLSREALDESLKKAVDRSFNMVVVDGDTSTNDIAILTATGYHEIEEEEFQEGLDFVCMSLSRMIARDGEGATRLIEARVKGALSLEDAKKAAKAIVRSPLVKTAIFGKDPNWGRVVAAAGYSGAEVDQDKISLKFSNNNSEAVLVDSGRIIEGKLEALKSIMESDEIIIEVDIGLGDFEAIAWGCDLTYDYVKINAMYTT, encoded by the coding sequence ATGAAGCTCATCGAAGGCGGAATCTGTGCTGTCAGGGGTGTGAGGGCAAACGGGATCAAACAGGGAAAGAACGGTCTTGCGATCATCGTTCCTGATGCCAAGAGCCTTTCTACATCTGGCGTTTTCACACGCAACAAGGTCATTGCAGCCCCGCTAATTGTCACGCGAGATGCGCTCGCGAAAGGAGAGCTCAAAGGTATTATCGCGAACAGTGGATGTGCCAATGCATTCACGGGTGAGAAGGGCATAACCGATGCAAAGTGGATGGCAGGCATACTTGCAAACAAACTGAAATGCAGGCCCGATGAGATCGGAGTGGGGTCAACGGGTGTTATAGGACGGTACCTGGACAGGGTATGGATCGAGGAACATCTGGACGAAGTTTATCGAAATCTCAGAGGTGAAGGAGAAGCAAGTAAAGCCGCGGCAAGAGCCATTATGACCACAGACACAGCGATGAAAGAAATAGCAATAGAGCTGGATAACGGGGTACGTATCGGCGGGATCTCCAAAGGGTCAGGGATGATCGAACCGAACATGGGTACTATGCTTGCGTTCCTCTATACAGATGCAGTACTATCCAGAGAAGCGCTTGATGAATCCTTAAAAAAAGCAGTTGACAGGAGCTTCAATATGGTAGTGGTGGATGGGGATACGAGTACGAACGACATAGCGATACTGACCGCCACAGGGTACCATGAGATCGAGGAAGAGGAATTCCAGGAGGGGCTTGATTTTGTGTGCATGAGCCTTTCCAGGATGATAGCAAGGGATGGGGAAGGCGCGACCAGATTGATAGAGGCAAGGGTCAAGGGCGCGCTGTCTCTGGAAGACGCAAAGAAAGCGGCAAAAGCAATCGTACGTTCGCCGCTTGTGAAGACAGCGATATTCGGAAAAGACCCGAACTGGGGAAGGGTCGTGGCCGCTGCAGGCTATTCAGGCGCAGAGGTCGACCAGGATAAGATATCCCTGAAATTCTCAAATAATAACAGCGAGGCTGTGCTTGTTGATTCGGGCAGGATTATTGAAGGAAAGCTTGAGGCCCTAAAGAGCATTATGGAAAGCGATGAGATCATTATTGAAGTGGATATAGGTCTTGGGGATTTTGAGGCGATTGCGTGGGGCTGCGACCTGACATACGATTATGTGAAGATCAATGCGATGTACACGACATAG
- a CDS encoding GIY-YIG nuclease family protein: MKGVYVLILRLDNDTDIRTGGLGVLCFKKGYYAYVGSALGAGGFKRVTRHFDVASGKNSTRKWHIDYLLPHSEVICAVFSPTDDALECIVAKILGEFSGAIQGFGCSDCTCESHLFFTGGNIMDEASHICEGVSGNESIIIYPNM; encoded by the coding sequence ATGAAAGGAGTTTACGTTTTAATTCTGAGGCTGGACAACGATACCGATATCCGAACAGGTGGACTAGGAGTGCTTTGTTTTAAAAAAGGGTATTATGCCTATGTTGGTTCTGCTCTTGGGGCTGGAGGATTCAAGCGTGTAACAAGGCATTTCGATGTAGCTTCGGGGAAAAACAGTACAAGAAAATGGCATATCGATTACCTCCTTCCGCACTCGGAGGTAATTTGCGCGGTTTTTTCACCAACTGACGATGCCCTCGAATGCATTGTCGCAAAAATTTTAGGTGAATTTTCAGGTGCTATACAGGGCTTTGGGTGCAGCGACTGCACATGCGAATCGCATCTTTTTTTTACAGGTGGAAATATAATGGATGAGGCTTCGCACATCTGCGAAGGTGTCTCTGGAAACGAAAGTATCATTATTTACCCGAACATGTAG
- a CDS encoding PAS domain-containing protein has product MEKSGWGNPMMLYIKRWLAPPVFLDDEIKTLRANLLNSALTNISMLVPILLIGDLLGGKSSLTSFAAEVLAFAFCLVLRSWMHRGRVRLARIGLITMGLVLITAVVASIGTIRAPTTAMYLLVVITGGLLFDIRGMMITTALCSLLVGGLIGAENAGLLPHPNYSVTITQWVAYTVIFAWVGILTFSSIQVMNQALTRGDKEITDRKRAEEALLASQEHLCAIIEAEPECVTVVDADSKLVSINRAGLDMIECEHGEGVIGATLYDLIAPEYRDVWRDFHENICRGNKGKLEFAMISMKGNRLWMENLCRTDPRPDLWNQDAVGRHERYYRAQAG; this is encoded by the coding sequence ATGGAAAAGTCAGGATGGGGTAATCCGATGATGCTTTATATAAAACGCTGGTTAGCGCCGCCAGTGTTCCTGGACGATGAAATCAAGACGCTTCGTGCCAATTTACTCAATTCTGCCTTGACCAACATTTCGATGCTTGTGCCCATTCTCTTAATCGGCGATCTGCTGGGAGGCAAAAGTTCTCTTACTTCGTTCGCAGCGGAAGTGTTGGCGTTTGCATTTTGCCTGGTTCTGCGCTCGTGGATGCATCGCGGCAGAGTGCGCCTGGCGAGGATTGGACTGATCACAATGGGACTCGTCCTGATCACGGCAGTCGTGGCAAGCATAGGTACCATTCGCGCGCCCACAACGGCGATGTACTTGTTGGTAGTCATCACTGGGGGTTTATTGTTTGACATTCGCGGGATGATGATAACCACCGCGCTCTGTTCGCTCCTTGTTGGCGGATTGATTGGGGCAGAAAATGCTGGACTGTTGCCGCATCCGAATTATTCCGTTACGATAACCCAGTGGGTAGCCTATACCGTTATCTTCGCCTGGGTTGGCATTCTTACGTTTTCCTCAATCCAGGTGATGAACCAAGCCCTCACGCGCGGGGATAAGGAAATCACCGATCGCAAGAGAGCGGAAGAAGCGCTGCTGGCAAGCCAGGAGCATTTGTGCGCCATTATCGAAGCAGAACCAGAATGCGTGACCGTCGTGGATGCGGACAGCAAACTGGTTTCCATTAACCGGGCCGGACTGGATATGATCGAATGTGAGCACGGTGAAGGAGTCATCGGGGCCACATTATATGATCTTATCGCGCCAGAATACCGTGATGTTTGGCGCGACTTCCATGAAAACATTTGCCGGGGAAACAAGGGGAAATTGGAATTTGCTATGATCAGCATGAAAGGCAACCGTCTATGGATGGAAAACCTATGCCGTACCGATCCACGACCCGACCTATGGAACCAGGATGCTGTTGGC
- a CDS encoding CBS domain-containing protein — translation MKIRDVMNKNVIFCKPDDPVSTLAKLFKENHISGMPVVENEKVVGIVSETDLLKLFKAPEFSGGLWLPSPLEVIELPLRNLVRLEEMKKALEDVKLKHIRSIMKKTVHSISPDDSLEEASGKMVRHNVNRLPVIENGKLVGIVARSDIIRGLSSAE, via the coding sequence ATGAAAATAAGAGATGTAATGAATAAAAACGTGATCTTCTGCAAACCCGATGATCCTGTGAGTACCCTTGCAAAACTCTTCAAAGAGAACCATATCAGCGGTATGCCGGTCGTCGAAAATGAAAAAGTCGTCGGTATCGTTTCTGAAACTGATCTGCTGAAATTATTCAAAGCCCCAGAATTTTCAGGAGGATTGTGGCTTCCAAGCCCGCTTGAAGTCATAGAGCTACCCCTGAGGAACCTTGTCAGGCTTGAAGAAATGAAAAAAGCACTCGAGGATGTGAAATTGAAGCATATCCGGAGCATTATGAAAAAAACGGTTCACTCCATATCTCCCGACGATAGTCTGGAAGAGGCTTCAGGCAAGATGGTCAGGCACAACGTCAACAGGCTGCCAGTCATTGAGAATGGAAAGCTTGTGGGGATCGTGGCGCGAAGCGATATAATCAGGGGACTCTCATCAGCGGAATAG
- the argC gene encoding N-acetyl-gamma-glutamyl-phosphate reductase, whose amino-acid sequence MDIGIIGGSGYTGGELLRLLAGHPEANVVAVTSRSRKGQKVSDTHAHLRKIYELDFEDLSAEEVASRSDIVFTAVPHGTAMQVVPSLLDAGVKVIDLSADYRLKTSVFEKVYNLKHTDPRVAVYGIPELHPEVAGENFIANPGCYPTGASLAAAPLADAGLIERAVFDSKSGISGAGAEPSEVSHYPNMAENIQAYKLTSHRHRAEIVQELSRLDGNLTKISFTPHVIPSVRGILTTAHIFVKKELNDKEVNDIYCNFYGDKPFIRLIKGIPMLGSVRGSNFCDIGFEIEKGSDRIVIISAIDNLVKGASGQAIQNMNLMFGLDEKTGLWTPATAP is encoded by the coding sequence ATGGACATCGGAATCATTGGAGGCTCCGGATACACGGGCGGAGAGCTTCTTCGCTTGCTGGCAGGGCATCCGGAAGCAAATGTCGTGGCCGTTACATCCCGGAGCAGGAAAGGGCAAAAAGTCAGCGATACCCACGCACATCTTCGGAAAATATACGAATTGGATTTCGAAGATCTGAGCGCAGAGGAAGTCGCATCACGCTCCGATATCGTATTTACAGCAGTTCCACACGGTACTGCCATGCAGGTCGTCCCTTCGCTGCTTGATGCCGGCGTGAAAGTCATCGATCTTAGCGCAGATTATCGTCTCAAGACATCGGTTTTTGAAAAGGTCTACAACCTGAAGCATACCGATCCAAGGGTTGCAGTCTATGGCATACCGGAGCTCCATCCCGAAGTGGCAGGGGAAAATTTCATAGCGAACCCGGGCTGCTACCCAACTGGAGCATCTCTTGCCGCCGCGCCCCTCGCTGATGCCGGACTTATCGAGCGCGCAGTATTCGATTCCAAAAGCGGGATCTCAGGGGCCGGCGCAGAGCCATCGGAAGTATCTCATTATCCCAACATGGCAGAGAACATCCAGGCTTATAAACTCACATCCCACCGCCATCGCGCCGAGATAGTGCAGGAACTCTCGCGCCTGGACGGTAATCTTACCAAGATCAGCTTTACTCCCCATGTCATCCCTTCCGTGAGGGGGATCCTTACCACGGCGCACATTTTTGTGAAGAAGGAATTGAACGATAAAGAAGTGAACGACATTTATTGCAATTTCTATGGGGATAAGCCATTTATCCGGCTGATAAAAGGAATCCCAATGCTGGGAAGCGTGCGCGGTTCCAATTTTTGCGATATAGGTTTTGAGATAGAAAAAGGCAGTGACAGGATAGTTATTATATCTGCGATAGACAATCTTGTTAAAGGAGCATCCGGTCAGGCGATACAGAACATGAACCTGATGTTCGGACTTGATGAAAAGACAGGGCTCTGGACACCGGCCACTGCTCCATGA